The Silurus meridionalis isolate SWU-2019-XX chromosome 16, ASM1480568v1, whole genome shotgun sequence genome has a segment encoding these proteins:
- the ddx58 gene encoding probable ATP-dependent RNA helicase DDX58: protein MYELEKELLRRFSTTITHFLRPSYIRGFLTNYLDEETVERILSEEKSSGTTAAQMLLDRMLELEEVGWFQAFLDILLVSEYTGLHIAISKWDFAELEALNPHRRLLDQVEMSITKNMKPRELLPHMSNCLTQRECEEIRALEEQKGCMAASVRLVECLRHSDKSNWFKEFKLALQNCDQNLALQLLEPDENGNCAQHCEENDVVMTTVCFEYREDGESDDLMSNSELSETEQSVKGAEGGMASDSERHMELREYQKELATAACDGLNTIVCAPTGCGKTIVALAICEHHLKKYPEKAKVVFMATKVEVYEQQCKLFKKYFSKEPSIRVQGVCGEMANINLRTQVASSDVLVMTPQILVNGLQRGDVTSLNTFTLLLLDECHNTTGKHPYKNIMSIYTDIKHTNNNTHSLPQVVGFTASVGIGSFKNVKEAESNICLLCANLDTRVITTVTKNIDELRSFVHTPEKLFYLVTPCTSDPFILILKNIMKSIENLSNKVFNIATVSQVQKGDYGSQMYEQWIVDVQKRCRLLRFNDPEEERRVCRALYTYTEHLRKYNDALIINEDARTKDALDFMDAFIRDLSNATPDPTELQLTDLYQAQHEQLCHLAAEGEQNPKLQELKFILDEEYSNNQQTRTVLFVRTRALADALKKWIEETDSLKFLKPGVLIGRGRKSQLSGSGMTLTGQKGVLDTFKSSNESKILIATSVADEGIDIPQCNLVLMYEYVGNVVKMVQVRGRGRAHGSRCFLISSKQERIDKEKLNMEREELVEAAIKNLQCSPEILRAKVDRFQKEDVARRSYVNLSGEKTLTEGSYELLCGKCKKFGCFSDDLRVLQESHHIVMDRSIFQRCGTKPHAKPKTFDNITKTKKMFCLDCKLDWGIIASYMNIQDLPVVKIESFIVQDRVTKKQTLFRKWRDVTFYMREFDVTETAGGDVGAENDETKTK from the exons ATGTACGAGCTGGAGAAGGAGCTTCTGCGCCGCTTCAGCACCACCATCACCCACTTCTTACGACCTTCTTACATTCGGGGATTTCTGACAAACTACCTGGATGAAG AGACTGTGGAGAGGATCTTATCGGAGGAGAAGTCATCAGGGACGACGGCGGCTCAGATGCTGCTGGACAGGATGTTGGAGCTGGAGGAGGTCGGCTGGTTTCAGGCCTTCCTGGACATTCTGTTGGTTTCAG agtacaCAGGTCTCCACATAGCAATCAGTAAGTGGGACTTTGCGGAGCTGGAGGCTCTGAATCCTCACAGGAGGCTGCTGGACCAGGTTGAGATGTCTATCACCAAAAACATGAAACCAAGAGAGCTGCTGCCCCACATGAGCAACTGTCTCACACAGCGAGAGTGTGAGGAGATCAGAGCG ctGGAGGAGCAGAAGGGGTGTATGGCAGCGAGTGTGCGGTTAGTAGAGTGTCTGAGACACTCTGATAAATCAAACTGGTTTAAAGAGTTCAAACTCGCACTGCAAAACTGCGATCAGAATCTCGCTCTACAGCTACTGGAGCctg ATGAGAATGGAAATTGTGCTCAGCACTGTGAGGAGAATGATGTAGTCATGACAACGGTGTGTTTTGAGTATAGAGAAGACGGCGAGAGTGATGACCTGATGAGCAACAGTGAATTGAGTGAGACTGAGCAGAGTGTTAAGGGAGCAGagg GGGGCATGGCCAGTGATAGTGAAAGACATATGGAGTTGAGAGAGTATCAGAAAGAGCTCGCTACAGCTGCATGTGACGGCCTGAACACCATCGTCTGTGCTCCAACag GTTGTGGTAAAACCATCGTTGCCCTGGCAATTTGTGAACATCACCTGAAGAAGTATCCTGAGAAGGCCAAAGTGGTTTTTATGGCAACCAAAGTTGAGGTTTATGAACAACAGTGCAAACTGTTTAAGAAGTATTTCAGCAAGGAGCCCAGCAtccg ggtacAAGGTGTGTGTGGGGAAATGGCCAATATAAACCTGCGCACCCAGGTGGCCAGCAGTGACGTATTGGTGATGACTCCTCAGATCCTGGTGAACGGTCTGCAGCGCGGCGACGTGACGTCTCTAAACACCTTCACACTGCTGTTGCTGGACGAGTGTCACAACACCACTGGCAAACACCCATACAAGAACATCATGAGCATCTACACCGATATCAAACACACCAataacaacacacactcactgccccag gTGGTGGGCTTCACTGCATCTGTGGGTATCGGGAGTTTTAAGAATGTGAAGGAAGCAGAGAGCAACATCTGCCTGCTGTGTGCGAACCTGGACACCCGAGTCATCACTACAGTTACCAAGAATATCGATGAGCTCAGGTCATTCGTGCACACACCTGAGAAAC ttttctATCTGGTCACACCGTGTACCTCAGACCCTTTCATCCTCATCTTAAAAAATATCATGAAGAGCATCGAAAATCTGTCTAACAAAGTCTTCAAcattg cCACAGTGTCGCAGGTACAGAAAGGTGATTACGGCAGTCAGATGTATGAGCAGTGGATTGTGGATGTACAGAAACGCTGCAGATTGCTACGCTTCAATGATCCTGAAGAGGAGCGCAGAGTCTGCAGAGCACTTTATACCTACACTGAACACCTCCGA AAATATAATGACGCTCTGATTATTAATGAGGACGCCCGCACAAAAGACGCGCTGGACTTCATGGATGCATTCATTAGGGACCTCAGTAACGCTACCCCAGACCCCACTGAGCTCCAGCTTACTGATTTATACCAGG CTCAGCACGAGCAGCTGTGCCACTTAGCTGCTGAAGGAGAACAAAACCCCAAACTGCAGGAGCTCAAGTTCATACTGGATGAAGAATACAGCAACAACCAGCAGACTCGCACCGTGCTGTTCGTCAGGACCCGCGCCCTCGCTGAT gctCTAAAAAAGTGGATAGAGGAGACAGATTCACTAAAGTTTCTGAAACCTGGGGTTCTGATTGGAAGAGGAAGAAAATCGCAACTGTCAGGctcag gcATGACTCTAACAGGACAGAAGGGTGTTCTCGACACCTTTAAGAGCTCCAATGAAAGTAAGATTCTCATCGCCACCTCTGTCGCTGACGAGGGCATCGATATCCCACAATGCAACCTGGTGCTCATGTATGAGTACGTTGGAAATGTTGTGAAGATGGTGCAGGTTCGAG gtcgGGGCAGAGCTCATGGTAGCAGGTGTTTTCTGATCTCCAGCAAGCAGGAGCGCATTGATAAAGAGAAATTGAACATGGAAAGGGAGGAGCTGGTGGAGGCGGCCATTAAAAACCTCCAGTGTTCACCTGAGATCCTGCGTGCCAAG gtggacCGGTTTCAGAAGGAGGACGTGGCCCGGCGATCTTATGTTAATTTGAGTGGAGAGAAaactctaactgagggaagttATGAGCTCCTGTGTGGAAAGTGCAAGAAGTTCGGCTGTTTTAGTGATGACCTGCGTGTTCTACAG GAATCTCACCACATCGTGATGGATCGCTCCATATTCCAGCGCTGTGGCACCAAACCTCACGCTAAACCCAAGACCTTCGACAACATCACCAAAACCAAAAAGATGTTCTGTTTGGACTGTAAACTCGACTGGGGTATCATCGCCTCCTACATGAACATACag gatttgCCGGTGGTGAAGATCGAGAGTTTCATTGTTCAGGACAGGgtcacaaagaaacaaacattatTTAGGAAATGGCGTGATGTCACATTCTACATGCGAGAGTTTGACGTGACAGAGACGGCTGGTGGAGACGTGGGAGCCGAGAACGATGAGACGAAAACGAAATAA
- the toporsb gene encoding E3 ubiquitin-protein ligase Topors isoform X1, whose translation MTFDECLHDPAGCHFLFEMMAPTKMKLRVRKKEKGLAKSSQQQQPLCPETSPDSKCPICLDRFVNVASVERCLHRFCFRCIREWAKNKAECPLCKQPFRSIFHSVRAENDFKEYVVLEDNAQNATTSATVTMAAAAIAAAPAGQNDAESTATRTRRSRATRTRQRRSQRAQDPAPSASSMDGVALDATLMQRDPACLRQLLPWLRRERVMGANPSELRPFLLARTDHILHELVSFARSIEAMQCPPAPSYEEDSGSQSSIINISEDNDDSGEADVTEDVTQDRVPPVPMATSSEISLSQSAWDDETPGPSYSTLSHSQTEEVEPDGTQSGGTSAATEQRDSNNKEQDEEEECMIVGYVKPMAERTPELVQLSSDSTEEEVGGDEAAAMETVMKVELSVPTHEQVPVSPKSYPSTSHTERGENLEQSREKDTGKTSHHKRQERPPKTSPSLPGSRSQSSESSPHSGLSVTIGRSHIRPRRQVLHLLGRSPNLFAERDGSSSEELVPTRSTAARDKSSKSFSPWDSPGRDGERKRKRRKRRRERESERSRSPHRESRHRHGDRELWLHSSSSSSDVESRQEKPAGKRKYKTRHLERTARRRSSRKSREREREKERERERSPSVEIIFERRATNTHTRSRRHKKRSRRKERAQNSPTVITIDSDSSSGDHAAHTHHAEDDCHTADYQNTFIDDDKDEITSDIDLRDHNNYDNERITDYSDHTIDYQERVAEFSDRAAEDKDCFTHSGDDDDSKDQNRATAFTEPTTEHGDSVAGVSRQSSDFKYRTGGEKDPDHQDHVGDVSNRAADYKRIVPDGKRNSGEKKDGVTDVSASTADSKVNDLRLTQYQVSHLDVNSPDDFNDTRNRAELNTSVLDMLNLEHCLVDTVQPIRRADEEELRVETPLSDTRLLELQEGLSGGGGGGGGGTPRNSTVNQPEAELVTYGDQSEGE comes from the exons atGACTTTTGATGAATGTTTACATGATCCAGCtggatgtcacttcctgtttgag ATGATGGCACCTACAAAGATGAAGCTGCGTGtgaggaagaaggagaaaggCTTGGCGAAGTCgtctcagcagcagcagccgcTCTGCCCCGAAACATCCCCGGACTCCAAGTGTCCGATCTGCCTGGACCGCTTCGTGAACGTGGCGTCTGTGGAGCGCTGCCTGCACCGGTTCTGCTTTCGCTGCATCCGTGAGTGGGCCAAGAACAAAGCGGAGTGCCCGCTGTGCAAGCAGCCTTTCCGCTCCATCTTCCACTCGGTCAGGGCCGAGAACGACTTCAAAGAGTACGTGGTGCTGGAGGACAACGCTCAGAACGCGACCACGTCTGCGACTGTTACGATGGCCGCAGCAGCGATAGCGGCGGCACCTGCTGGACAAAACGACGCTGAGAGCACCGCGACACGAACTCGGCGTTCCAGAGCAACGAGGACCAGGCAGAGGCGGAGTCAGAGAGCACAAGACCCCGCCCCTTCTGCTTCCTCGATGGATGGCGTGGCACTGGATGCGACACTGATGCAGCGAGACCCGGCCTGTCTGCGACAGTTGTTGCCGTGGCTACGCCGAGAGCGAGTCATGGGAGCCAATCCCAGTGAGCTCCGCCCCTTTCTGCTAGCACGTACTGACCATATCCTACACGAGCTGGTGAGCTTTGCCCGCTCCATCGAGGCCATGCAGTGTCCCCCAGCCCCGAGCTATGAGGAGGACAGCGGCTCTCAGTCCTCTATAATCAATATCTCTGag GACAATGATGACAGCGGGGAAGCAGACGTTACTGAGGACGTTACCCAGGACCGGGTCCCTCCGGTTCCCATGGCAACGAGCAGCGAAATCTCCCTGAGCCAGTCTGCCTGGGACGACGAGACTCCCGGCCCCTCCTACTCCACCCTCAGCCATTCACAAACAGAGGAAGTGGAGCCTGATGGGACTCAATCAGGAGGAACCAGTGCTGCTACAGAACAGCGTGATAGCAATAATAAAGAGCAGGATGAAGAGGAAGAGTGTATGATTGTGGGTTACGTGAAGCCGATGGCGGAACGGACTCCAGAACTCGTGCAGCTCTCTTCTGACTCCACTGAGGAGGAGGTGGGGGGGGACGAGGCGGCTGCCATGGAAACGGTAATGAAGGTGGAGTTGTCGGTGCCAACTCACGAGCAGGTTCCGGTTTCTCCAAAGTCCTATCCCTCCACCTCACAtacagagagaggagagaaccTGGAGCAGTCACGAGAGAAAGATACTGGTAAGACCTCTCATCACAAGAGGCAGGAACGTCCCCCGAAAACATCTCCCTCGCTGCCAGGGTCACGTTCTCAGAGCAGTGAGAGTTCTCCCCATAGTGGACTTTCTGTAACAATTGGCAGATCCCATATAAGACCAAGGAGGCAGGTTCTCCACTTATTAGGGCGGAGTCCCAACCTTTTTGCAGAACGAGATGGCTCTTCTTCAGAGGAACTCGTCCCTACTCGTTCCACTGCTGCACGTGACAAATCATCCAAATCCTTTTCACCGTGGGATTCGCCAGGCCGTGACGGTGAGCGCaaaaggaagaggaggaagaggaggagagagagagaatccgAGAGGAGTAGATCTCCTCATCGGGAGTCACGGCATCGTCACGGTGACCGCGAGCTCTGGCttcacagcagcagcagcagcagcgatGTGGAGTCACGACAGGAAAAACCTGCCGGTAAACGCAAATACAAAACGCGGCATTTGGAGAGAACGGCTCGGCGGCGGAGCAGCAGGAAATCGCGGGAGAGGGAACGGGAGAAGGAACGGGAGAGGGAGCGAAGTCCGAGTGTGGAGATCATCTTCGAGCGGCGggccactaacacacacacacggagcagGAGGCACAAAAAGAGGAGTCGGAGAAAAGAGAGAGCGCAGAACTCACCCACTGTCATCACGATCGACAGCGACAGCAGCAGCGGCGATCACGCCGCTCACACACACCACGCGGAGGACGACTGTCACACTGCTGACTATCAGAACACGTTTATAGACGACGACAAAGACGAGATAACCAGCGACATCGACCTTCGAGATCACAACAATTACGACAACGAGCGCATTACAGACTACAGCGATCACACCATCGATTATCAGGAACGTGTTGCTGAGTTCAGCGATCGTGCTGCTGAAGATAAAGACTGCTTTACACACTCTGGAGACGACGACGACTCTAAAGATCAGAACCGAGCGACGGCGTTTACCGAGCCTACGACTGAACACGGAGACAGCGTTGCAGGTGTTAGCAGACAGAGCTCTGATTTTAAATACAGAACCGGTGGTGAGAAGGATCCTGATCATCAAGACCACGTTGGAGATGTTAGCAATCGAGCTGCTGATTATAAACGAATTGTTCCAGATGGtaaaaggaacagtggtgaaaagAAAGATGGTGTAACAGATGTAAGTGCTTCCACTGCTGACTCTAAGGTTAACGATTTAAGGTTAACTCAATATCAGGTGTCGCACCTGGATGTTAACAGTCCAGACGATTTTAATGACACGAGGAACCGAGCGGAACTGAATACAAGTGTTTTGGATATGCTGAACCTGGAGCACTGCCTGGTGGACACGGTGCAGCCAATCAGGAGAGCGGACGAGGAGGAGCTCAGGGTGGAGACTCCACTCTCAGACACACGTCTGCTGGAATTACAGGAGGGTCTGTcagggggagggggagggggagggggcgGGACACCCAGGAACAGCACCGTGAACCAACCGGAGGCAGAGCTTGTGACTTACGGGGACCAATCAGAAGGGGAATAG
- the toporsb gene encoding E3 ubiquitin-protein ligase Topors isoform X2, which yields MMAPTKMKLRVRKKEKGLAKSSQQQQPLCPETSPDSKCPICLDRFVNVASVERCLHRFCFRCIREWAKNKAECPLCKQPFRSIFHSVRAENDFKEYVVLEDNAQNATTSATVTMAAAAIAAAPAGQNDAESTATRTRRSRATRTRQRRSQRAQDPAPSASSMDGVALDATLMQRDPACLRQLLPWLRRERVMGANPSELRPFLLARTDHILHELVSFARSIEAMQCPPAPSYEEDSGSQSSIINISEDNDDSGEADVTEDVTQDRVPPVPMATSSEISLSQSAWDDETPGPSYSTLSHSQTEEVEPDGTQSGGTSAATEQRDSNNKEQDEEEECMIVGYVKPMAERTPELVQLSSDSTEEEVGGDEAAAMETVMKVELSVPTHEQVPVSPKSYPSTSHTERGENLEQSREKDTGKTSHHKRQERPPKTSPSLPGSRSQSSESSPHSGLSVTIGRSHIRPRRQVLHLLGRSPNLFAERDGSSSEELVPTRSTAARDKSSKSFSPWDSPGRDGERKRKRRKRRRERESERSRSPHRESRHRHGDRELWLHSSSSSSDVESRQEKPAGKRKYKTRHLERTARRRSSRKSREREREKERERERSPSVEIIFERRATNTHTRSRRHKKRSRRKERAQNSPTVITIDSDSSSGDHAAHTHHAEDDCHTADYQNTFIDDDKDEITSDIDLRDHNNYDNERITDYSDHTIDYQERVAEFSDRAAEDKDCFTHSGDDDDSKDQNRATAFTEPTTEHGDSVAGVSRQSSDFKYRTGGEKDPDHQDHVGDVSNRAADYKRIVPDGKRNSGEKKDGVTDVSASTADSKVNDLRLTQYQVSHLDVNSPDDFNDTRNRAELNTSVLDMLNLEHCLVDTVQPIRRADEEELRVETPLSDTRLLELQEGLSGGGGGGGGGTPRNSTVNQPEAELVTYGDQSEGE from the exons ATGATGGCACCTACAAAGATGAAGCTGCGTGtgaggaagaaggagaaaggCTTGGCGAAGTCgtctcagcagcagcagccgcTCTGCCCCGAAACATCCCCGGACTCCAAGTGTCCGATCTGCCTGGACCGCTTCGTGAACGTGGCGTCTGTGGAGCGCTGCCTGCACCGGTTCTGCTTTCGCTGCATCCGTGAGTGGGCCAAGAACAAAGCGGAGTGCCCGCTGTGCAAGCAGCCTTTCCGCTCCATCTTCCACTCGGTCAGGGCCGAGAACGACTTCAAAGAGTACGTGGTGCTGGAGGACAACGCTCAGAACGCGACCACGTCTGCGACTGTTACGATGGCCGCAGCAGCGATAGCGGCGGCACCTGCTGGACAAAACGACGCTGAGAGCACCGCGACACGAACTCGGCGTTCCAGAGCAACGAGGACCAGGCAGAGGCGGAGTCAGAGAGCACAAGACCCCGCCCCTTCTGCTTCCTCGATGGATGGCGTGGCACTGGATGCGACACTGATGCAGCGAGACCCGGCCTGTCTGCGACAGTTGTTGCCGTGGCTACGCCGAGAGCGAGTCATGGGAGCCAATCCCAGTGAGCTCCGCCCCTTTCTGCTAGCACGTACTGACCATATCCTACACGAGCTGGTGAGCTTTGCCCGCTCCATCGAGGCCATGCAGTGTCCCCCAGCCCCGAGCTATGAGGAGGACAGCGGCTCTCAGTCCTCTATAATCAATATCTCTGag GACAATGATGACAGCGGGGAAGCAGACGTTACTGAGGACGTTACCCAGGACCGGGTCCCTCCGGTTCCCATGGCAACGAGCAGCGAAATCTCCCTGAGCCAGTCTGCCTGGGACGACGAGACTCCCGGCCCCTCCTACTCCACCCTCAGCCATTCACAAACAGAGGAAGTGGAGCCTGATGGGACTCAATCAGGAGGAACCAGTGCTGCTACAGAACAGCGTGATAGCAATAATAAAGAGCAGGATGAAGAGGAAGAGTGTATGATTGTGGGTTACGTGAAGCCGATGGCGGAACGGACTCCAGAACTCGTGCAGCTCTCTTCTGACTCCACTGAGGAGGAGGTGGGGGGGGACGAGGCGGCTGCCATGGAAACGGTAATGAAGGTGGAGTTGTCGGTGCCAACTCACGAGCAGGTTCCGGTTTCTCCAAAGTCCTATCCCTCCACCTCACAtacagagagaggagagaaccTGGAGCAGTCACGAGAGAAAGATACTGGTAAGACCTCTCATCACAAGAGGCAGGAACGTCCCCCGAAAACATCTCCCTCGCTGCCAGGGTCACGTTCTCAGAGCAGTGAGAGTTCTCCCCATAGTGGACTTTCTGTAACAATTGGCAGATCCCATATAAGACCAAGGAGGCAGGTTCTCCACTTATTAGGGCGGAGTCCCAACCTTTTTGCAGAACGAGATGGCTCTTCTTCAGAGGAACTCGTCCCTACTCGTTCCACTGCTGCACGTGACAAATCATCCAAATCCTTTTCACCGTGGGATTCGCCAGGCCGTGACGGTGAGCGCaaaaggaagaggaggaagaggaggagagagagagaatccgAGAGGAGTAGATCTCCTCATCGGGAGTCACGGCATCGTCACGGTGACCGCGAGCTCTGGCttcacagcagcagcagcagcagcgatGTGGAGTCACGACAGGAAAAACCTGCCGGTAAACGCAAATACAAAACGCGGCATTTGGAGAGAACGGCTCGGCGGCGGAGCAGCAGGAAATCGCGGGAGAGGGAACGGGAGAAGGAACGGGAGAGGGAGCGAAGTCCGAGTGTGGAGATCATCTTCGAGCGGCGggccactaacacacacacacggagcagGAGGCACAAAAAGAGGAGTCGGAGAAAAGAGAGAGCGCAGAACTCACCCACTGTCATCACGATCGACAGCGACAGCAGCAGCGGCGATCACGCCGCTCACACACACCACGCGGAGGACGACTGTCACACTGCTGACTATCAGAACACGTTTATAGACGACGACAAAGACGAGATAACCAGCGACATCGACCTTCGAGATCACAACAATTACGACAACGAGCGCATTACAGACTACAGCGATCACACCATCGATTATCAGGAACGTGTTGCTGAGTTCAGCGATCGTGCTGCTGAAGATAAAGACTGCTTTACACACTCTGGAGACGACGACGACTCTAAAGATCAGAACCGAGCGACGGCGTTTACCGAGCCTACGACTGAACACGGAGACAGCGTTGCAGGTGTTAGCAGACAGAGCTCTGATTTTAAATACAGAACCGGTGGTGAGAAGGATCCTGATCATCAAGACCACGTTGGAGATGTTAGCAATCGAGCTGCTGATTATAAACGAATTGTTCCAGATGGtaaaaggaacagtggtgaaaagAAAGATGGTGTAACAGATGTAAGTGCTTCCACTGCTGACTCTAAGGTTAACGATTTAAGGTTAACTCAATATCAGGTGTCGCACCTGGATGTTAACAGTCCAGACGATTTTAATGACACGAGGAACCGAGCGGAACTGAATACAAGTGTTTTGGATATGCTGAACCTGGAGCACTGCCTGGTGGACACGGTGCAGCCAATCAGGAGAGCGGACGAGGAGGAGCTCAGGGTGGAGACTCCACTCTCAGACACACGTCTGCTGGAATTACAGGAGGGTCTGTcagggggagggggagggggagggggcgGGACACCCAGGAACAGCACCGTGAACCAACCGGAGGCAGAGCTTGTGACTTACGGGGACCAATCAGAAGGGGAATAG